In Maylandia zebra isolate NMK-2024a linkage group LG12, Mzebra_GT3a, whole genome shotgun sequence, a single genomic region encodes these proteins:
- the LOC101478568 gene encoding isotocin-neurophysin IT 1 produces MTGAAVSVCLLFLLSVCSACYISNCPIGGKRSIMDAPLRKCMSCGPGDRGRCFGPSICCGEGLGCLLGSPETAHCVEENYLLTPCQAGGRPCGSEGGRCAASGLCCDAESCTTDQSCLIEEEGDEQTSQFDGSDPGDIILRLLHLAGHSSPHRVHQ; encoded by the exons ATGACCGgagctgctgtgtctgtgtgcctgCTTTTTCTCCTGTCTGTATGTTCAGCGTGTTACATCTCCAACTGCCCTATCGGAGGAAAAAGGTCCATAATGGATGCACCACTGCGCAAG TGCATGTCGTGTGGCCCCGGAGACAGAGGCCGCTGCTTCGGGCCAAGTATCTGCTGCGGGGAAGGTCTTGGTTGCCTGCTCGGCTCCCCGGAAACAGCTCACTGTGTGGAGGAGAACTACCTGCTCACCccctgccaggcaggaggacgACCCTGTGGTTCTGAAGGAGGACGCTGTGCTGCTTCAGGACTCTGCTGTGATGCAG AGAGCTGCACCACAGATCAATCCTGCCTTATCGAGGAGGAAGGAGATGAACAAACCAGCCAGTTCGATGGCAGCGACCCCGGTGACATCATCCTCAGGCTCCTGCATTTGGCTGGCCACAGTTCTCCTCATCGAGTCCACCAATGA
- the smyd1b gene encoding histone-lysine N-methyltransferase SMYD1b isoform X1: METVAIFDSPGKGRGLKATKEFWAGDVIFSEASIAAVVFDSLAERICHSCFRRQEKLQRCGQCKFAHYCDRTCQRAGWAEHKLECSAIKAYGKVPNENIRVVARIMWRLDKEGSTVSDMQLTTLDELEDHIADMPEDDLKELKVDIHNFLDYWPHNSKQHTIDDISHIFGVINCNGFSVSDQRGLQAVGVGLFPNLCLVNHDCWPNCTVILNHGNQSAVNTMFHSQRRIELRALGKIAEGEELTVAYVDFLNLSEERQRLLKTQYFFDCTCEDCKNRIKDDMKIGGREEDGVKPSEEQVKEATDYCFQMLEKMEKARLNGDYHEVVKICRECIEKTEPVLADTHIYLLRMWSTMSEVQAYLQYFDDAADYARKMVEGYMKLYHPNNAALGMAAMRAGVTHWQAGQIEVAHGMICKAYAILMVTHGPTHPITKDLDAMRIQTEMELRMFKQNEYVYHSMREAALKNKPMTMMHEPKSVEEGIKNLFHRRK, from the exons ATGGAGACCGTGGCAATATTTGACTCGCCTGGGAAGGGGAGAGGGTTAAAGGCAACAAAGGAGTTTTGGGCAGGAGATGTAATTTTTTCCGAGGCCAGTATTGCAGCTGTTGTCTTTGACAG TCTAGCAGAGCGTATTTGCCACAGCTGTTTCCGAAGACAAGAGAAGCTGCAGCGGTGCGGCCAGTGTAAATTTGCACATTATTGTGACCGAACCTGCCAGCGTGCAGGCTGGGCAGAGCACAAGCTAGAATGTAGCGCCATCAAAGCTTATGGCAAAGTACCAAATGAGAACATCCG TGTGGTGGCCCGCATTATGTGGCGCCTCGACAAGGAGGGGAGCACGGTGTCTGACATGCAGCTGACCACGCTGGACGAGCTGGAGGACCACATTGCCGACATGCCAGAGGACGACTTGAAGGAGCTGAAAGTGGACATTCACAACTTCCTGGACTACTGGCCCCATAACAGCAAACAGCACACAATTGATGATATCTCACACATATTTGGAGTG ATCAACTGTAACGGCTTCAGTGTGAGTGACCAGAGGGGTCTCCAGGCAGTAGGAGTTGGTCTTTTCCCCAACTTGTGTCTAGTGAACCATGACTGCTGGCCCAACTGCACCGTAATCCTCAACCACGGCAA TCAATCGGCTGTGAATACTATGTTTCATTCTCAACGGAG GATCGAGCTGCGTGCTTTGGGTAAGATTGCAGAAGGCGAGGAGCTGACAGTCGCCTATGTGGACTTCTTGAATCTGTCAGAGGAGCGACAGAGGCTGCTGAAAACACAATATTTCTTTGACTGCACGTGTGAGGACTGCAAGAACCGAATTAAAGATGACATGAAGATTGGGGGAAGGGAAGAGGACGGAGTCAAG CCTTCAGAGGAACAAGTGAAAGAGGCAACAGATTATTGCTTTCAGATGCTAGAGAAGATGGAAAAGGCTCGATTAAATGGTGACTACCATGAG GTTGTGAAAATCTGCAGGGAGTGCATTGAGAAGACAGAGCCGGTTCTGGCAGACACTCACATCTACCTGTTGAGGATGTGGAGCACAATGAGCGAGGTTCAAGCTTACCTGCAGTACTTTGATGATGCTGCAGATTACGCCCGGAAGATGGTGGAGGGATACAT GAAGCTGTACCACCCGAACAATGCTGCTCTTGGTATGGCTGCCATGAGAGCAGGAGTGACCCACTGGCAGGCTGGGCAGATTGAGGTTGCACATGGGATGATCTGCAAGGCCTACGCCATTCTCATGGTTACCCATGGTCCAACACATCCCATCACTAAGGACCTTGAT GCGATGCGCATTCAGACAGAGATGGAGCTGAGGATGTTCAAACAGAATGAGTATGTTTATCACAGTATGAGAGAGGCAGCTCTGAAGAACAAACCCATGACCATGATGCACGAGCCCAAGTCTGTGGAGGAGGGAATCAAAAATCTCTTCCACCGGAGGAAGTGA
- the smyd1b gene encoding histone-lysine N-methyltransferase SMYD1b isoform X2 translates to METVAIFDSPGKGRGLKATKEFWAGDVIFSEASIAAVVFDSLAERICHSCFRRQEKLQRCGQCKFAHYCDRTCQRAGWAEHKLECSAIKAYGKVPNENIRVVARIMWRLDKEGSTVSDMQLTTLDELEDHIADMPEDDLKELKVDIHNFLDYWPHNSKQHTIDDISHIFGVINCNGFSVSDQRGLQAVGVGLFPNLCLVNHDCWPNCTVILNHGKIELRALGKIAEGEELTVAYVDFLNLSEERQRLLKTQYFFDCTCEDCKNRIKDDMKIGGREEDGVKPSEEQVKEATDYCFQMLEKMEKARLNGDYHEVVKICRECIEKTEPVLADTHIYLLRMWSTMSEVQAYLQYFDDAADYARKMVEGYMKLYHPNNAALGMAAMRAGVTHWQAGQIEVAHGMICKAYAILMVTHGPTHPITKDLDAMRIQTEMELRMFKQNEYVYHSMREAALKNKPMTMMHEPKSVEEGIKNLFHRRK, encoded by the exons ATGGAGACCGTGGCAATATTTGACTCGCCTGGGAAGGGGAGAGGGTTAAAGGCAACAAAGGAGTTTTGGGCAGGAGATGTAATTTTTTCCGAGGCCAGTATTGCAGCTGTTGTCTTTGACAG TCTAGCAGAGCGTATTTGCCACAGCTGTTTCCGAAGACAAGAGAAGCTGCAGCGGTGCGGCCAGTGTAAATTTGCACATTATTGTGACCGAACCTGCCAGCGTGCAGGCTGGGCAGAGCACAAGCTAGAATGTAGCGCCATCAAAGCTTATGGCAAAGTACCAAATGAGAACATCCG TGTGGTGGCCCGCATTATGTGGCGCCTCGACAAGGAGGGGAGCACGGTGTCTGACATGCAGCTGACCACGCTGGACGAGCTGGAGGACCACATTGCCGACATGCCAGAGGACGACTTGAAGGAGCTGAAAGTGGACATTCACAACTTCCTGGACTACTGGCCCCATAACAGCAAACAGCACACAATTGATGATATCTCACACATATTTGGAGTG ATCAACTGTAACGGCTTCAGTGTGAGTGACCAGAGGGGTCTCCAGGCAGTAGGAGTTGGTCTTTTCCCCAACTTGTGTCTAGTGAACCATGACTGCTGGCCCAACTGCACCGTAATCCTCAACCACGGCAA GATCGAGCTGCGTGCTTTGGGTAAGATTGCAGAAGGCGAGGAGCTGACAGTCGCCTATGTGGACTTCTTGAATCTGTCAGAGGAGCGACAGAGGCTGCTGAAAACACAATATTTCTTTGACTGCACGTGTGAGGACTGCAAGAACCGAATTAAAGATGACATGAAGATTGGGGGAAGGGAAGAGGACGGAGTCAAG CCTTCAGAGGAACAAGTGAAAGAGGCAACAGATTATTGCTTTCAGATGCTAGAGAAGATGGAAAAGGCTCGATTAAATGGTGACTACCATGAG GTTGTGAAAATCTGCAGGGAGTGCATTGAGAAGACAGAGCCGGTTCTGGCAGACACTCACATCTACCTGTTGAGGATGTGGAGCACAATGAGCGAGGTTCAAGCTTACCTGCAGTACTTTGATGATGCTGCAGATTACGCCCGGAAGATGGTGGAGGGATACAT GAAGCTGTACCACCCGAACAATGCTGCTCTTGGTATGGCTGCCATGAGAGCAGGAGTGACCCACTGGCAGGCTGGGCAGATTGAGGTTGCACATGGGATGATCTGCAAGGCCTACGCCATTCTCATGGTTACCCATGGTCCAACACATCCCATCACTAAGGACCTTGAT GCGATGCGCATTCAGACAGAGATGGAGCTGAGGATGTTCAAACAGAATGAGTATGTTTATCACAGTATGAGAGAGGCAGCTCTGAAGAACAAACCCATGACCATGATGCACGAGCCCAAGTCTGTGGAGGAGGGAATCAAAAATCTCTTCCACCGGAGGAAGTGA
- the LOC101479033 gene encoding fatty acid-binding protein, liver-type has translation MSFSGKYQLESRENFEPFMKAVGLSDEIIQKIKDLKSTSEIEENGDTFKVTFTTGANAIVSNFTIGQEAELLSPTGEKVKGVVQHEGNKLKTTLKNILSVTELVDANTLVSTLTLGNIVHKTTSKRM, from the exons ATGTCTTTCTCTGGAAAATACCAGCTTGAGTCTCGGGAGAACTTCGAGCCTTTCATGAAGGCTGTTG GTTTGTCTGATGAGATCATTCAGAAAATCAAAGATCTTAAGAGCACCTCTGAGATCGAGGAGAATGGTGACACCTTCAAAGTGACATTCACAACTGGCGCAAATGCCATCGTCAGCAATTTCACTATcggacaggaggctgaactacTGTCACCCACTGGAGAGAAAGTCAAG GGGGTGGTTCAGCATGAAGGCAATAAGCTGAAGACCACCCTGAAGAACATTCTGTCTGTCACAGAACTGGTGGATGCAAACACACTCGTTTCA ACACTGACTCTTGGAAACATTGTACACAAGACGACAAGCAAACGCATGTAA